The Anaerolineales bacterium genome includes the window CGGGCGGAGGCCAGGGACAAGGTCAGGGCGGGGGCATGTTCGGGGGTGACATCGATCCCGAGACGCTGGCCACGATGGAAGCGCGCCGCGAAGAAATGGGCGGCAGCTTTCGCAACCGCACGAATCTGTTCCTGGTCGAGCCGCTGATCGAACTGCTCCAGGAACGCGCCGCGTCGTAGCTGCAGAGTGGCTGCTGTTCAGCAATGCTATTTCTTTGTACACTAAGGATCGACGGCGTGTGTGAATGAGTGAGGATCGTGTGACAAAAACCATCATGATCGTAGACGATGAAGAACGCCTGGTCTCTTTACTGGAGGCGTACTTCAGCCAGGAAGGATTCCGCGTGGTGAAGGCCGCCAACGGCCGCCAGGCACTCATCCTGGCGCGGCAGGAGAAACCGGATCTTATCGTGCTCGACATCATGATGCCGGAAATGAACGGCTACGAATTCATGGCCGCGCATCGCAAGGAGCAGCACACGCCGATCATCATGCTCACCGCCAGGGTCGACAACGACGACAAGGTAATCGGTTTGGAACTCGGCGCCGACGACTACGTAACCAAACCGTTCCGTCCGCGCGAACTCCTGGCGCGCGTGCGTGCCTTGCTGCGCCGCGTGGGCGCCAACGAACCCACCGCCAAGGTGCTGCGCCGCCTGGACGTCACGCTCGATCGCGAGAGTCATCTGGTGACCGTTGGGGAGCGCGAAGTCGATCTCACGCCTTCCGAGTTCGACCTGCTGGCGGCGTTGATGTCCACTCCGGGCCGCGCCTTCTCGCGTCTGGAGCTTCTCGATCGCATCCAGGGCACGGCCTACGAAGGTTACGAACGCACCATCGACGTGCACGTCAAGAATCTGCGTTCCAAGATCGAAGCCGACCCCCGCGAGCCGCGCTACATCGAAACGGTCTACGGCGTGGGTTATCGTTTCAGCCGGGATTGAAAACATGCGAAGCCTGGCAGTGAAATTATCCATCGCCTTTCTCATCGTGGGACTGCTGGGGGTGGGCTTGATCGCGCTCTTCGCCAGCCGCACGACGCAGTATGAATTTCGCAATTTCATCTTCGACGAATACTCCGGCGCGTTCATCGAGCAACTGGCCGAACACTACCGCACGCACGGCGGATGGTCTGATATTCAAGAAGCGCTGCCTCTTCCAGATCGCTTTCCTTTCCAGGGACAGGGACAGGGACCCGGGCCGCGGACGGTGAATTTCATCACCCTGACCGACAGCAGCGGCAGCGTGATTATCGGGGGAGCCGGCTATCAACGCGGTGAACAAATCCCGTCTGATGTATTAAAGGAAGGCGTGCCGATAAAGTCGGACGGCAAGATTATCGGCTACCTGTTGGACACCCGTGAGGCGTTTCGGGTAAATCCCAGCGAAATCGCTTTCCTCAATCGGGTTACCCGCTTGCTGGTTTTCGGCGCCGCGGGTGCTTCGATTCTCTCGCTTCTGCTGGGCATCTTGCTTTCGCGCGCCCTGATGCGCCCCATTCGCGAGTTAACCACGGCGACGCAGGCCGTCGCCGCAGGCGATCTGGGCCGCACCGTTCCCGTGCGATCCAAAGATGAATTGGGCCAATTGGCTACGGCGTTCAACCGTATGAGTTCCGAATTGGAACGCGCACAGGACCTGCGCCGCCAGATGACCGCAGA containing:
- a CDS encoding response regulator transcription factor is translated as MSEDRVTKTIMIVDDEERLVSLLEAYFSQEGFRVVKAANGRQALILARQEKPDLIVLDIMMPEMNGYEFMAAHRKEQHTPIIMLTARVDNDDKVIGLELGADDYVTKPFRPRELLARVRALLRRVGANEPTAKVLRRLDVTLDRESHLVTVGEREVDLTPSEFDLLAALMSTPGRAFSRLELLDRIQGTAYEGYERTIDVHVKNLRSKIEADPREPRYIETVYGVGYRFSRD
- a CDS encoding ATP-binding protein gives rise to the protein MRSLAVKLSIAFLIVGLLGVGLIALFASRTTQYEFRNFIFDEYSGAFIEQLAEHYRTHGGWSDIQEALPLPDRFPFQGQGQGPGPRTVNFITLTDSSGSVIIGGAGYQRGEQIPSDVLKEGVPIKSDGKIIGYLLDTREAFRVNPSEIAFLNRVTRLLVFGAAGASILSLLLGILLSRALMRPIRELTTATQAVAAGDLGRTVPVRSKDELGQLATAFNRMSSELERAQDLRRQMTADIAHELRTPLSVILGHVDALAEGVLPANAETFDVIRDETTQLGRLVEELRTLSRADAGELTLNLQSISPRALLERARAAHRPFAVEKQIELVLNADPGTPQVTVDAERMAQVLDNLLNNALRYTPEGGTITLYAGASEDGVEMRVTDSGPGIEAQELPNVFNRFYRGDKSRQRETGGSGLGLAIAKSIVELHGGRIRVESEPGQGATFVIWLAAAKHA